The following coding sequences lie in one Alosa sapidissima isolate fAloSap1 chromosome 15, fAloSap1.pri, whole genome shotgun sequence genomic window:
- the LOC121684115 gene encoding uncharacterized membrane protein C3orf80 homolog — MLHMQHDIRTCVSLLTACLILTCQAIRNCGNVQCGEDQRCCSHDNVTVDCCKLPLHTFLDNVGWITRKLSGILILLMLFAMGYFIQRIICPRPRRQQDRGADDPSLLNTHTTASQDSLLDRFPDQCITDFTSPVLQLPTYDEVKYLPTYEETMQEVDRDRSDENLLASSRLQVGIPNNGVGEARRGAVGATRTTRNSV; from the coding sequence ATGCTTCATATGCAACATGACATCAGGACGTGCGTGAGTCTTCTGACCGCTTGCCTGATTTTAACCTGTCAAGCAATTCGGAATTGTGGAAACGTCCAGTGCGGGGAGGACCAGCGATGCTGCTCACACGATAATGTGACCGTCGACTGCTGCAAGCTGCCTCTGCACACCTTCTTAGACAACGTTGGCTGGATTACGCGGAAACTGTCTGGCATCCTTATCCTTTTGATGCTTTTCGCCATGGGTTATTTCATCCAGCGAATTATCTGTCCGAGGCCGCGGAGGCAACAGGACCGAGGAGCGGATGATCCCTCTCTCTTGAACACGCACACCACGGCGTCTCAGGACTCGCTCCTCGACCGCTTCCCAGACCAGTGCATCACCGATTTCACCTCGCCGGTCCTTCAGCTACCAACGTACGATGAGGTGAAATACTTGCCAACGTACGAGGAGACTATGCAGGAGGTGGACAGAGACCGTTCTGATGAAAATCTGCTAGCATCTTCCAGACTACAAGTAGGAATTCCCAACAATGGTGTGGGAGAGGCGCGAAGGGGAGCCGTGGGTGCCACAAGGACCACCCGCAACTCAGTTTAG